Proteins encoded together in one Mycobacterium noviomagense window:
- a CDS encoding steroid 3-ketoacyl-CoA thiolase produces MGNPVIVEATRSPIGKRNGWLSGLHATELLGAVQKALVEKAGLETDFAAGDVEQVVGGCVTQFAEQSNNISRTAWLTVGLPEHVGATTVDCQCGSGQQANHLVAGLIAAGAIDIGIACGIEAMSRVGLGANAGPDRNWRAESWDIDLPNQFEAAERIAKRRGITRQDIDEFGLASQQKAKQAWEEGRFDREISPIEAPVLDENKQPTSDRHMVSRDQGLRDTTLEGLSQLKPVLEGGIHTAGTSSQISDGAAAVLWMDEDKANALGLRPRARIVSQALVGAEPYYHLDGPVQSTAKVLEKAGMKMGDIDLVEINEAFASVVLSWARVHNPDMARVNVNGGAIALGHPVGCTGSRLITTALHELERSDQSTALITMCAGGALSTGTIIERI; encoded by the coding sequence ATGGGTAACCCGGTAATCGTTGAAGCCACCCGCAGCCCGATCGGCAAACGCAATGGATGGTTGTCGGGGCTGCACGCCACCGAGTTGCTGGGGGCGGTACAGAAGGCTCTGGTCGAGAAAGCCGGCTTGGAGACCGACTTTGCCGCCGGCGACGTCGAGCAGGTCGTCGGCGGCTGCGTCACTCAGTTCGCCGAGCAGTCCAACAACATCAGCCGCACGGCGTGGCTGACGGTGGGCCTGCCCGAGCACGTCGGCGCCACCACGGTCGACTGTCAGTGCGGCAGCGGGCAACAGGCCAACCATCTGGTCGCGGGGCTGATTGCCGCCGGCGCCATCGACATCGGCATCGCCTGCGGTATCGAGGCGATGAGCCGGGTGGGGCTGGGCGCCAATGCCGGCCCGGACCGCAACTGGCGGGCCGAGTCGTGGGACATCGACCTGCCCAACCAGTTCGAGGCCGCCGAGCGGATCGCCAAGCGGCGCGGCATCACCCGCCAAGACATCGACGAGTTCGGCCTGGCGTCTCAGCAGAAGGCCAAGCAGGCCTGGGAGGAGGGCCGCTTCGACCGGGAGATCAGCCCGATCGAGGCGCCGGTGCTCGACGAGAACAAGCAACCCACCAGCGACCGGCATATGGTGTCGCGCGACCAAGGGCTGCGCGACACCACGCTGGAGGGCTTGAGCCAGCTGAAGCCGGTGCTGGAGGGCGGCATTCACACTGCGGGCACGTCGTCGCAGATTTCTGACGGTGCGGCCGCGGTGCTGTGGATGGACGAAGATAAGGCCAATGCGCTGGGTTTGCGGCCCCGGGCGCGGATCGTGAGCCAGGCGTTGGTGGGTGCCGAGCCGTACTACCACCTGGACGGCCCGGTCCAGTCGACTGCGAAGGTGCTCGAGAAGGCCGGCATGAAAATGGGCGACATCGACCTGGTCGAGATCAACGAGGCGTTCGCCTCGGTGGTGCTGTCCTGGGCGCGGGTGCACAACCCCGACATGGCACGCGTCAACGTCAACGGCGGCGCGATCGCGCTGGGTCACCCGGTGGGCTGCACCGGCAGCAGGCTGATCACAACCGCGCTGCACGAGTTGGAGCGCAGCGACCAGAGCACCGCGCTGATCACCATGTGCGCCGGCGGTGCACTGTCGACGGGCACCATCATCGAGCGAATCTAG
- a CDS encoding nuclear transport factor 2 family protein — translation MASVSDEDRIAAAQAYIDALVSHDADSVPFAPDCVRIEQGVRTGFSGNHLRRSLNRGPQFRIIAATTTPEFSVDGDLVRARFDVITKPSLGGRRVCAHVDETFLIPASDGKIHHIRAQLRPSIKRAR, via the coding sequence GTGGCCTCGGTTTCGGACGAGGACCGCATCGCGGCCGCGCAAGCCTATATCGACGCGCTGGTCAGCCATGACGCAGACTCGGTTCCGTTCGCTCCCGATTGTGTGCGCATCGAGCAGGGTGTGCGGACCGGTTTTTCTGGAAATCACCTGCGGCGCAGCCTGAATCGCGGGCCGCAGTTCCGGATCATTGCGGCGACGACGACGCCGGAGTTCAGCGTCGACGGCGACCTGGTGCGGGCGCGGTTCGACGTGATCACCAAACCGTCGCTCGGTGGCCGGCGGGTGTGCGCGCACGTCGACGAGACTTTTCTGATCCCGGCCAGTGATGGCAAGATCCACCACATCCGCGCGCAGCTGCGCCCGAGTATCAAGCGCGCCCGGTGA
- a CDS encoding nitroreductase family deazaflavin-dependent oxidoreductase: MTNPPRALNSAGTGVVIKWMSRINTWLYKASGGRIGGKFLQGAPVALLTTTGRKTGQPRVSPLLYLRDGDRVVVVASHGGREKNPMWYLNLKANPRVQVQIKKEVLNLTARDATEEERAKYWPRLVEMYSSYEDYQSWTDRKIPIVICEP, from the coding sequence ATGACCAATCCCCCACGCGCGCTCAACTCCGCCGGCACGGGCGTCGTCATCAAATGGATGTCACGGATCAACACGTGGCTGTACAAGGCGAGCGGCGGCAGGATCGGCGGCAAGTTCCTGCAGGGTGCACCGGTGGCGCTGTTGACGACCACCGGCCGCAAGACGGGTCAGCCGCGGGTCAGTCCGCTGCTGTACTTGCGGGACGGCGACCGCGTGGTAGTGGTGGCATCGCATGGCGGACGCGAGAAGAACCCGATGTGGTACCTCAACCTCAAGGCGAATCCCCGAGTGCAAGTTCAGATCAAGAAAGAAGTGCTCAACCTGACCGCGCGCGACGCCACCGAAGAAGAACGCGCCAAATACTGGCCGCGGCTGGTCGAGATGTACTCGTCCTACGAGGACTACCAGTCCTGGACCGACCGGAAAATCCCGATAGTCATCTGCGAGCCCTAA
- a CDS encoding nitroreductase family deazaflavin-dependent oxidoreductase has protein sequence MTQRRWIRNSKLLALLMKYFARAHIWVYRRTNGKLGAKLLWFPAALLTTIGRKSGQPRTTATLYLRDGDRVIVPATFGGRAENPGWYLNLKSNPKVEVQIRDEQLKLVARDATDEERDRYWPPLIRMYPPYKGYREATDRVIPLVVCEPAEVAS, from the coding sequence ATGACCCAGCGACGGTGGATACGCAACTCAAAGTTGCTGGCGCTGTTGATGAAGTACTTCGCTCGCGCCCACATCTGGGTGTATCGGCGCACCAACGGCAAGCTCGGCGCAAAGCTGCTGTGGTTCCCCGCGGCACTGCTGACGACGATCGGTCGCAAGTCCGGCCAGCCGCGGACCACCGCGACGCTGTACCTGCGCGACGGTGACCGGGTGATCGTGCCGGCCACTTTCGGCGGCCGCGCCGAGAATCCTGGCTGGTATCTGAACTTGAAGTCAAACCCCAAGGTAGAAGTCCAGATTCGCGACGAGCAGTTGAAGCTGGTGGCACGTGACGCCACCGACGAAGAGCGGGATCGCTACTGGCCGCCGCTGATCAGGATGTATCCGCCGTATAAGGGATACCGGGAGGCCACCGACCGGGTGATCCCCCTGGTGGTCTGCGAGCCGGCTGAGGTAGCCAGCTGA
- a CDS encoding SDR family oxidoreductase: MGLVDGRVVIVTGAGRGIGRAHALAFAAEGARVVVNDIGVGLDGTAVGDSSPAYAVVEEIKAGGGEAVVNGDNVADWDGAANLIQTTVDTFGRLDVLVNNAGIVRDRMIANTSEEEFDAVIAVHLKGHFATMRHAASYWRGLAKEGQPVDARIINTSSGAGLQGSVGQGNYSAAKAGIAALTLVAAAELARYGVTVNAIAPAARTRMTEKVFAQTMAKPEDGFDAMAPENVSPLVVWLGSAESKDVTGKVFEVEGGLVRVAEGWAHGPQVDKGARWDPAELGPVVRDLLAKSRPPVPVYGA; the protein is encoded by the coding sequence ATGGGTTTGGTCGACGGCCGAGTGGTCATCGTCACGGGAGCGGGCCGCGGTATCGGGCGTGCCCATGCGTTGGCGTTCGCCGCCGAGGGTGCTCGCGTGGTGGTCAACGACATCGGGGTCGGGCTCGACGGCACGGCTGTGGGTGACAGCAGCCCGGCGTACGCCGTTGTGGAGGAGATCAAGGCGGGCGGTGGGGAGGCCGTCGTCAACGGCGACAACGTGGCGGACTGGGACGGTGCGGCCAACCTCATCCAGACCACGGTCGACACCTTCGGCAGGCTCGATGTGTTGGTGAACAACGCCGGCATCGTGCGCGACAGGATGATCGCGAACACCAGCGAGGAGGAGTTCGACGCCGTCATCGCCGTGCACCTCAAGGGCCACTTCGCCACGATGCGGCACGCCGCTTCCTATTGGCGCGGGCTGGCCAAAGAGGGCCAACCCGTTGACGCGCGGATCATCAACACCAGCTCGGGTGCCGGCCTGCAAGGCAGTGTCGGGCAAGGCAACTACAGCGCCGCCAAAGCCGGTATCGCGGCGCTGACGCTCGTGGCCGCCGCGGAATTGGCCCGCTACGGCGTCACGGTGAACGCCATCGCCCCGGCCGCCCGCACCCGGATGACCGAAAAGGTGTTCGCCCAGACCATGGCCAAGCCCGAGGACGGATTCGACGCGATGGCGCCGGAAAACGTTTCGCCGCTGGTGGTCTGGCTGGGCAGCGCCGAATCGAAAGACGTCACCGGCAAAGTCTTCGAGGTCGAAGGCGGCCTCGTCAGGGTGGCTGAGGGCTGGGCGCATGGGCCGCAGGTCGACAAGGGCGCGCGGTGGGATCCCGCCGAACTCGGTCCGGTGGTCAGGGATCTATTGGCCAAGTCCCGGCCGCCGGTGCCGGTATACGGCGCTTAG
- a CDS encoding SDR family oxidoreductase, with protein sequence MTPAKGDPEFNLGLAGRVVLVTGGVRGVGAGVSAVFAEQGATVVACARRAVEGLPYEFHACDVRDEDAVARLIEAIGERHGRLDVLVNNAGGSPYVLAADATHTFHRKIIELNLLAPLLVSQRANSLMQQQPNGGSVVNISSVSGRRPSPGTAAYGAAKAGVENLTATLAVEWAPKVRVNALVGGMVETEQSELFYGDAESIARVAATVPLGRLAQPADIGWAAAFLASDLASYISGTTMAVHGGGEPPPYLAASSANK encoded by the coding sequence GTGACCCCCGCCAAAGGAGACCCCGAGTTCAACTTGGGACTGGCCGGGCGGGTGGTGCTGGTGACCGGCGGGGTCCGAGGAGTGGGCGCCGGAGTCAGCGCCGTCTTCGCCGAACAGGGTGCGACCGTGGTGGCCTGCGCGCGCCGTGCGGTCGAGGGCTTGCCCTATGAGTTCCATGCCTGCGATGTGCGTGACGAAGATGCGGTCGCCCGGTTGATCGAGGCGATCGGCGAACGGCACGGGCGTCTCGACGTCCTGGTCAACAACGCCGGCGGCTCGCCGTACGTGCTGGCTGCCGATGCGACGCACACCTTTCATCGCAAGATCATCGAGCTGAACCTCCTTGCACCGCTGCTCGTTTCGCAACGTGCCAATTCGCTGATGCAGCAGCAGCCCAACGGCGGCTCGGTCGTCAACATCTCGTCGGTCAGCGGACGCCGGCCGTCACCGGGCACCGCGGCCTACGGCGCGGCCAAGGCGGGCGTCGAAAACCTCACTGCCACATTGGCGGTCGAGTGGGCGCCGAAGGTGCGGGTGAATGCACTCGTGGGAGGCATGGTCGAGACCGAGCAGTCGGAATTGTTCTACGGCGACGCCGAGTCGATCGCCCGGGTCGCGGCCACCGTGCCTTTGGGCCGGTTGGCGCAGCCTGCCGATATCGGTTGGGCTGCAGCATTTCTGGCATCGGATCTGGCGTCGTACATCAGCGGGACGACGATGGCGGTCCATGGCGGCGGTGAGCCGCCGCCATACCTCGCCGCGTCGAGTGCCAACAAGTAA
- the echA20 gene encoding (7aS)-7a-methyl-1,5-dioxo-2,3,5,6,7,7a-hexahydro-1H-indene-carboxyl-CoA hydrolase codes for MPITSMKTEPGIVAVTVDYPPVNAIPSRGWFELADAVTAAGRGPDTHVVILRAEGRGFNAGVDIKEMQRTEGFTALIDANRGCFAAFKAVYECAVPVVAAVNGFCVGGGIGLVGNSDVIVASDDATFGLPEVERGALGAATHLSRLVPQHMMRRLFFTAATVDAATLHHFGSVHEVVPREELDEAALRVARDIAAKDTRVIRAAKEALNFIDVQRVNSSYRMEQGFTFELNLAGVSDEHRDAFAGTAKADKKS; via the coding sequence ATGCCGATCACGTCCATGAAAACCGAGCCGGGCATAGTCGCCGTCACGGTCGACTATCCGCCGGTCAACGCCATCCCGTCGCGCGGCTGGTTCGAACTCGCCGATGCTGTGACGGCTGCGGGCCGCGGCCCGGACACCCACGTGGTGATCCTGCGCGCCGAAGGCCGCGGCTTCAATGCCGGGGTCGACATCAAGGAGATGCAGCGCACTGAGGGATTCACCGCGCTGATCGACGCCAACCGCGGCTGCTTCGCGGCGTTCAAGGCCGTCTACGAATGCGCGGTCCCGGTAGTTGCCGCCGTCAACGGATTCTGTGTCGGCGGCGGTATCGGGCTGGTCGGCAACTCGGATGTCATCGTGGCCTCCGATGACGCCACGTTCGGGCTCCCAGAAGTGGAACGGGGCGCGCTGGGGGCGGCGACACATCTGTCGCGGCTGGTGCCGCAGCACATGATGCGCCGACTCTTCTTCACCGCCGCCACAGTCGACGCCGCAACCTTGCACCACTTCGGTTCGGTGCACGAGGTGGTGCCTCGAGAGGAGTTGGACGAGGCCGCGTTACGAGTCGCCCGCGACATCGCGGCCAAGGACACCCGGGTGATCCGGGCCGCCAAAGAGGCGCTGAACTTCATCGACGTGCAGCGGGTGAACTCCAGTTACCGTATGGAGCAAGGCTTCACGTTCGAGCTCAACCTCGCGGGGGTCTCCGACGAGCATCGCGACGCGTTTGCCGGCACGGCCAAGGCGGACAAGAAGTCATGA
- the ipdA gene encoding cholesterol ring-cleaving hydrolase subunit IpdA, whose protein sequence is MSNKLTTLDEAVSELRSGMTIGIGGWGSRRKPMAFVRAILRTDVTDLTVVTYGGPDIGLLCSAGKVRRVYYGFVSLDSPPFYDPWFAKARTSGSIEAREMDEGMLRCGLQAAAQRLPFLPIRAGLGSSVVDFWEGELATVTSPYPAPGGGHETLIAMPALRLDAAFAHLNLGDAQGNAAYTGIDPYFDDLYLMAAEKRFMSVERVVSTEELVKAVPPQALLVNRMMVDAVVEAPGGAHFTTAAPDYGRDEKFQRHYVEAAGSEESWREFVATYLSGSESDYQAAVRRFGAPS, encoded by the coding sequence ATGAGCAATAAATTGACCACACTCGACGAGGCCGTATCGGAATTGCGCAGCGGCATGACGATCGGTATCGGCGGCTGGGGATCGCGGCGCAAGCCGATGGCGTTCGTGCGGGCGATCTTGCGCACCGATGTCACCGACTTGACGGTGGTCACATACGGCGGACCGGACATCGGGCTGCTGTGTTCGGCGGGCAAGGTGCGCCGCGTTTACTACGGCTTCGTGTCGCTGGATTCGCCGCCGTTCTACGACCCGTGGTTCGCTAAAGCCCGCACCAGCGGTTCGATCGAGGCCCGCGAGATGGACGAGGGCATGCTGCGCTGCGGGCTGCAAGCGGCTGCACAGCGGCTGCCGTTCCTGCCGATCCGCGCCGGGCTGGGTAGCTCGGTCGTCGACTTCTGGGAGGGCGAGCTCGCAACCGTCACCTCCCCCTATCCGGCGCCGGGCGGCGGGCACGAGACGTTGATCGCGATGCCGGCCTTGCGGCTAGACGCCGCGTTCGCACATCTCAATCTGGGTGATGCCCAAGGCAATGCGGCCTACACCGGCATCGATCCGTACTTCGACGACCTGTACTTGATGGCCGCAGAGAAACGCTTCATGTCGGTGGAGCGCGTGGTTAGCACCGAGGAGCTGGTCAAGGCGGTGCCACCGCAAGCGCTGCTCGTGAACCGGATGATGGTCGACGCCGTCGTCGAAGCCCCGGGTGGTGCCCACTTCACGACCGCTGCACCGGATTACGGCCGCGACGAGAAGTTCCAGCGGCATTACGTCGAGGCCGCCGGGTCGGAAGAGAGCTGGCGGGAGTTCGTGGCGACTTATTTGTCCGGCAGTGAATCCGACTATCAAGCGGCGGTACGCCGGTTTGGAGCCCCCTCATGA
- the ipdB gene encoding cholesterol ring-cleaving hydrolase subunit IpdB has translation MISRAEVCVMACAELFRDAGEILISPMATVALIGARLARLTFSPDILLTDGEAQLLADTPALGASGAIEGWMPFGRVFETLAWGRRHVVMGANQVDRYGNQNISAFGPLQQPKRQMFGVRGAPGNTINHATSYWVGNHSPRVFCEAVDVVSGIGYDKVDPGNPAFRFVNVYRVVSNLGVFDFGGPDHSMRALSLHPGVSAGDVRDATSFEVHGLDDAEETRPPSDDELRLIRDVLDPKSLRDKEVR, from the coding sequence ATGATCAGCCGAGCAGAAGTCTGCGTCATGGCGTGCGCCGAGCTGTTTCGCGATGCCGGCGAGATCCTGATCAGCCCGATGGCAACTGTGGCGTTGATTGGGGCGCGGTTGGCTCGCCTGACGTTTTCGCCCGACATCCTGCTGACCGACGGAGAAGCCCAGCTGCTGGCGGACACCCCCGCCCTGGGTGCTTCCGGCGCGATCGAGGGCTGGATGCCTTTCGGCCGCGTGTTCGAGACGCTGGCGTGGGGACGGCGACATGTGGTGATGGGCGCCAATCAGGTTGACCGCTACGGGAACCAGAACATCTCGGCGTTCGGGCCGCTGCAGCAGCCGAAGCGACAGATGTTCGGCGTGCGCGGCGCGCCCGGCAACACCATCAATCACGCCACCAGCTACTGGGTGGGCAACCACTCGCCGCGGGTGTTCTGCGAAGCCGTCGACGTGGTGTCCGGGATCGGCTACGACAAGGTAGATCCCGGCAATCCGGCGTTCCGGTTCGTCAACGTCTATCGGGTCGTGTCCAACTTGGGTGTATTCGACTTCGGGGGACCGGATCACAGCATGCGGGCGCTGAGCCTGCACCCGGGCGTCTCAGCTGGCGATGTTCGTGACGCAACATCGTTCGAGGTACACGGGCTGGACGACGCCGAGGAAACTCGGCCGCCCTCCGACGACGAGTTGCGTCTGATTCGAGATGTCCTCGATCCGAAGTCGCTGCGCGACAAAGAGGTACGGTAA
- the ipdC gene encoding (3aS,4S,5R,7aS)-5-hydroxy-7a-methyl-1-oxo-octahydro-1H-indene-4-carboxyl-CoA dehydrogenase → MRLRTPLTELVGVEHPVVQTGMGWVAGARLVSATANAGGLGILASATMTLDELATAISKVKAATDKPFGVNIRADAADAGDRVELMIREGVKVASFALAPKQELITRLKEAGPVVIPSVGAAKHARKVASWGADAVIVQGGEGGGHTGPIATTLLLPSVLDAVDIPVVAAGGFFDGRGLAAALCYGAAGVAMGTRFLLTSDSTVPDAVKRRYLEAGLDGTVVTTRVDGMPHRVLRTELVEKLESGSPARGFAAAVRNAAKFKKLSGMTWRSMIRDGLAMRHGKEMTWSQVVMAANTPMLLKAGLVEGNTEAGVLASGQVAGMLEDLPSCAGLIHTIVSDAIKQLQSASALVQE, encoded by the coding sequence ATGAGGCTACGCACACCGCTGACCGAGCTGGTCGGTGTCGAGCACCCGGTGGTCCAAACCGGGATGGGCTGGGTAGCCGGCGCTCGGCTGGTATCGGCCACCGCCAATGCGGGCGGACTGGGAATCTTGGCGTCGGCCACGATGACGCTCGACGAGCTGGCGACCGCCATCAGCAAGGTCAAGGCAGCCACCGACAAGCCGTTCGGCGTCAACATCCGCGCCGACGCCGCCGACGCCGGCGACCGGGTTGAGCTGATGATCCGCGAAGGCGTGAAGGTGGCGTCATTTGCTCTAGCACCCAAGCAGGAGTTGATCACTCGCCTGAAAGAGGCTGGGCCGGTGGTCATTCCATCCGTAGGCGCGGCCAAGCATGCACGCAAAGTGGCCTCGTGGGGCGCCGACGCGGTGATCGTGCAAGGGGGCGAGGGCGGGGGGCACACCGGCCCGATCGCGACCACCCTGCTGCTGCCCTCGGTGCTCGACGCCGTCGATATCCCGGTCGTTGCCGCGGGCGGCTTCTTCGACGGTCGCGGGCTGGCCGCCGCATTGTGCTATGGCGCAGCGGGTGTGGCGATGGGCACCCGGTTTTTGCTGACGTCTGATTCGACCGTGCCCGACGCGGTCAAACGCCGCTATCTCGAAGCGGGCCTGGATGGGACTGTGGTCACCACCCGGGTCGACGGTATGCCGCATCGCGTGCTGCGCACCGAGCTGGTCGAGAAGCTGGAAAGCGGCTCGCCGGCAAGGGGTTTCGCTGCTGCAGTGCGCAATGCCGCCAAGTTCAAGAAGTTGTCGGGCATGACGTGGCGATCGATGATCCGCGACGGGCTGGCGATGCGCCACGGTAAGGAAATGACCTGGTCGCAGGTGGTAATGGCGGCCAACACGCCGATGCTGTTGAAAGCCGGGCTGGTTGAGGGCAACACCGAAGCCGGGGTGCTGGCGTCCGGCCAGGTAGCCGGCATGCTCGAGGACCTGCCGTCGTGCGCGGGGTTGATCCACACGATCGTCAGCGATGCGATCAAGCAACTGCAGTCGGCGTCGGCGCTCGTGCAGGAGTAG
- the fadA6 gene encoding steroid 3-ketoacyl-CoA thiolase FadA6 yields MAEVSQAYVVDAVRTAVGKRNGSLAGVHPIDLGATAFHGLFDRVDVDPAAVDDVIVGCVDAIGGQAGNIGRQAWLAAGYPEEVAGVTVDRQCGSSQQAISFGAQAIMSRTADLILAGGIQNMSQIPIAAAMEVGKQFGFTTPTAESKGWQHRYGDEEISQFRGAELIAERWNLSREEMERYALSSHQRALSAIRTGHFDNEIVAVDDFRIDEGPRETSLEKMAGLAPLREGGRLTAALASQISDGASAVLLASESAVQAHKLTPRARIHHISARGADPVLMLTGPIPATRYALEKTGLSIDDIDTVEINEAFAPVVMAWLKEIKADPEKVNPNGGAIALGHPLGATGAKLFATMLNQLERTGGRYGLQTMCEGGGTANVTIIERL; encoded by the coding sequence ATGGCTGAAGTTTCCCAGGCGTACGTCGTCGACGCTGTACGTACCGCCGTCGGCAAGCGCAATGGATCGCTGGCCGGCGTACACCCAATCGACCTGGGGGCAACGGCTTTTCACGGCCTGTTCGACCGCGTCGACGTCGACCCAGCGGCTGTCGACGACGTGATCGTGGGCTGTGTGGACGCCATCGGCGGGCAGGCCGGCAACATCGGGCGGCAGGCTTGGCTGGCCGCGGGCTATCCGGAGGAGGTCGCCGGCGTCACCGTCGACCGCCAATGCGGCTCCAGCCAGCAGGCGATTTCCTTTGGGGCGCAAGCCATCATGTCGAGAACCGCGGACCTGATCCTGGCCGGTGGCATCCAGAACATGAGCCAAATCCCGATTGCCGCGGCGATGGAGGTCGGCAAGCAGTTCGGCTTCACCACACCCACCGCGGAGTCGAAGGGATGGCAGCACCGCTACGGCGACGAGGAGATTTCACAGTTCCGCGGCGCGGAATTGATCGCCGAGCGGTGGAATCTGTCGCGGGAGGAGATGGAGCGCTACGCGCTTTCCAGCCACCAAAGGGCACTGTCAGCGATTCGCACCGGGCACTTCGACAACGAGATCGTCGCAGTCGATGATTTCCGGATCGACGAGGGGCCGCGGGAAACGTCGCTGGAGAAAATGGCCGGGTTGGCGCCGCTGCGTGAGGGCGGCCGGCTGACCGCCGCGCTGGCCAGCCAGATCTCCGACGGCGCAAGCGCGGTGCTGCTGGCCTCAGAAAGCGCAGTGCAGGCGCACAAGCTCACACCGCGGGCGCGCATTCACCACATCAGCGCGCGGGGTGCCGATCCGGTGTTGATGCTGACGGGTCCGATTCCGGCCACCCGCTACGCCCTGGAGAAGACTGGGCTGTCGATCGACGACATCGACACCGTCGAGATCAACGAGGCGTTCGCGCCGGTCGTGATGGCCTGGCTCAAGGAGATCAAGGCCGACCCGGAAAAGGTCAACCCCAACGGCGGCGCGATCGCGCTGGGTCATCCGCTGGGCGCCACCGGGGCAAAGCTGTTCGCCACCATGCTCAACCAGCTGGAGCGCACCGGCGGCCGTTACGGCCTGCAGACGATGTGCGAGGGCGGCGGCACCGCCAACGTCACGATCATCGAGCGGCTCTAG
- the kstR2 gene encoding TetR family transcriptional regulator KstR2 translates to MNRRDELLELAAAMFAERGLRATTVRDIADGAGILSGSLYHHFSSKEEMVDEVLRGFLDWLFNRYQEIIDTKPNPLERLKGLFMASFDAIEHRHSQVVIYQDEAKRLSSQPRFSYIEDLNKKQRQMWVDVLHQGIEEGYFRPDLDVDLVYRFIRDTTWVSVRWYQPGGPLTAEQVGQQYLAIVLGGITANRKGV, encoded by the coding sequence ATGAATCGGCGCGACGAACTGCTGGAGCTGGCGGCGGCGATGTTCGCCGAACGCGGCTTGCGCGCGACCACGGTGCGCGACATCGCCGACGGCGCGGGCATCCTGTCCGGCAGCCTGTATCACCATTTCTCTTCCAAGGAAGAGATGGTCGACGAAGTGCTGCGCGGCTTTTTGGACTGGCTGTTCAACCGCTACCAAGAGATCATCGACACCAAACCCAACCCGCTGGAACGGCTCAAGGGGCTGTTCATGGCGTCGTTCGACGCGATCGAGCACCGGCACTCCCAAGTCGTCATCTACCAGGACGAGGCCAAGCGGCTGTCGTCGCAGCCCCGGTTCTCCTACATCGAGGACCTGAACAAGAAGCAGCGCCAGATGTGGGTCGATGTGCTGCACCAGGGAATAGAGGAGGGGTATTTCCGGCCCGACCTCGACGTCGATCTGGTCTACCGCTTCATCCGTGACACCACCTGGGTGTCGGTGCGCTGGTATCAGCCCGGCGGGCCGCTCACCGCCGAACAGGTCGGTCAGCAGTATCTCGCCATCGTCTTAGGCGGAATCACCGCGAACAGAAAAGGAGTCTGA
- the ipdF gene encoding (5R,7aS)-5-hydroxy-7a-methyl-1-oxo-2,3,5,6,7,7a-hexahydro-1H-indene-carboxyl-CoA reductase: MTLAVPPKEVAGHGLLTGKVVVVTAAAGTGIGSATARRALMEGADVVVSDHHERRLGETAQELSALGLGRVEHVLCDVTSSVQVDALIASTTARMGRMDVLVNNAGLGGQTPVVDMTDEEWDRVLDVTLTSVFRATRAALRYFREADHGGVIVNNASVLGWRAQHSQAHYAAAKAGVMALTRCSAIEAVEYGVRINAVSPSIARHKFLDKTSSPELLDRLSAQEAFGRAAEPWEVAATIAFLASDYSSYLTGEVISVSSQHP, from the coding sequence ATGACGCTTGCCGTCCCGCCGAAAGAGGTTGCCGGACACGGTCTTTTGACCGGGAAGGTCGTCGTGGTCACGGCGGCTGCCGGCACTGGGATCGGATCGGCCACCGCACGGCGTGCACTGATGGAGGGCGCCGACGTCGTCGTCTCTGATCACCACGAACGACGCCTGGGTGAGACGGCGCAGGAACTTTCCGCCCTGGGATTGGGCCGCGTCGAGCATGTGCTGTGCGACGTCACCTCCAGCGTGCAGGTCGACGCCCTGATCGCGTCGACCACCGCGCGGATGGGCCGCATGGATGTGCTGGTCAACAACGCCGGCCTTGGCGGGCAGACCCCGGTGGTCGACATGACCGACGAGGAATGGGACCGCGTGCTGGATGTGACGCTGACGTCGGTGTTCCGGGCCACCCGGGCGGCGCTGCGCTATTTCCGCGAGGCCGACCACGGCGGGGTGATCGTCAATAACGCCAGCGTGCTGGGGTGGCGGGCCCAGCACTCCCAAGCTCACTATGCGGCGGCCAAAGCCGGGGTGATGGCGTTGACGCGGTGCAGCGCAATCGAAGCCGTGGAATATGGGGTCCGGATCAACGCGGTATCGCCCAGCATCGCCCGGCACAAGTTCCTCGACAAGACATCCTCGCCCGAGCTGCTGGACCGATTGTCCGCGCAGGAGGCCTTCGGCCGCGCCGCCGAACCGTGGGAAGTGGCGGCCACCATCGCGTTTCTCGCCAGCGACTACTCCAGTTACCTGACTGGAGAAGTGATTTCGGTATCGAGCCAACATCCATGA